One window of Cydia pomonella isolate Wapato2018A chromosome 7, ilCydPomo1, whole genome shotgun sequence genomic DNA carries:
- the LOC133520165 gene encoding uncharacterized protein LOC133520165 codes for MDFTENTFKNYYFNEHEDEASDEEGTLAFKVKQAIAKKRPSNNIDVFFEKSKKKPKVYKKSSTVAKMTEDGVAYLTSGQDDGAYASHLIKIEVYDMEKIKNVSPLEHWKHCDLRVRYYTVGEGDTHEQSARDVIYNITKELSAKPKCVKYCLGTENK; via the exons ATggat tttacCGAGAATACCTTCAAGAACTACTACTTCAATGAACACGAAGACGAAGCGAGCGATGAGGAAGGGACGCTTGCTTTCAAAGTCAAGCAGGCCATAGCAAAGAAGCGACCATCCAATAACATCGACGTGTTTTTCGAAAAGTCCAAGAAGAAGCCGAAAGTCTACAAGAAATCTTCCACGGTCGCCAAAATGACGGAAGACGGTGTCGCATACCTTACATCTGGACAAGACGATGGGGCATATGCCTCACATCTGATCAAAATAGAGGTATACGACatggaaaaaattaaaaatgtttcgcCATTGGAGCATTGGAAACACTGCGATCTTCGTGTTAGATACTACACCGTCGGAGAAGGGGACACGCATGAACAAAGTGCTCGTGATGTCATTTACAACATCACAAAAGAGTTATCGGCAAAGCCTAAGTgtgttaaatattgtttaggaactgaaaataaatag